The sequence below is a genomic window from Coriobacteriia bacterium.
ACAGCGACAAGTGCGGCGGCGGTCATGAGAATGCGACGAATGGTACCCGGGTTCTTCATTGGCTCACCTCTGTGTTCAGATCAATCATCAGGTCATGTTTGGCCAGGAGTTGCCTGGTGAAGTGCGATGGTAGCGTCTAGACAACCTAATTGCTACTATTTTCGTCACATATCCACAACCTGACCACAACTCGCTTGCGGACCCATCACAGGCCATCAGGAATCTCAGACGAGTGCGCCTCACTCGGGTACGATTGGTTCGGGTGGGATCGCCAAGCCAACGAGGGAGCGCGGCATGGGCAAGGACGAGAAGGTGAACGGCTCGGCAGCTCGGCCCAAGAACCGCGAGCCGAAAGACACTCACAACGGCAAGCTCGACCGCGACTACTACGAGCAGGAACTCGCCAAGCTGCAGATCGAGCTCGTCAAGCTTCAGGAGTGGGTCGTGCGCGAGGGCCTGCGAGTTGTGGTGATCTTTGAGGGGCGAGATGCCGCAGGCAAGGGTGGCAGTATCAAACGCATCACCGAGGCGCTCAACCCTCGTGTCTGTCGCGTCGTCGCCTTGGGCGTGCCCACCGACCGCGAGAAGACGCAGTGGTATTTCCAACGCTACGTCGAGCGTTTGCCCGCAGCGGGCGAGATCGTCCTGTTCGACCGCTCCTGGTACAACCGCCCCGGGGTCGAACGCGTGATGGACTTTGCGACCGAGGCCGAGGTCGAGGAGTTCTTCCGCGAGTGCCCCGAGTTCGAGCGCATGCTGTGCCGCAGCGGGATTATTCTCCTGAAGTACTGGTACTCGATCTCCGACGAGGAGCAGGACCGCAGATTCCAAGATCGCCTCGATAACCCGCTCAAGCGCTGGAAGTTCTCGGAGATGGACCTCGAGGGCCGGGATCGCTGGGAGGAGTACTCTCACGCCAAGGACGAGATGTTCAAGTACACCGACACCAAGGAGTCTCCGTGGTGGGTGGTTGACGGCAACGACAAGAAGCGCGCGCGCCTCAACATGATCAGCCACCTGCTGACCCAGATTCCCTACGAGGATCTGTTGCCCCCGGCAATCACCCTGCCGCCGAGGAAAGAGCCGACCAAGTCCTACGTTCGCGTCCCGATCGACTCGCAGACCTTCGTGCCGCTGAAGTACTAGCCAGCCGGCCTGCGGATTGACACGCGTGCAAGCCCCGAAACAACGCACGCCCGGCTCGACGTCTCAACGCCGAGCCGGGCGTGCTGCAATCTACTCGCCGAATACGCTGGCGGCTTGAGCCATGAGCTGCGGGATCGGCAGCCCCTGCGGGCACACCTGCTCGCATGAACCGCACTCCGTGCACAGGCTCGCCTTGCCCTCGACGCGGGTGTAGCCGGTAAGCCACGGGTTTGCGTCGTCCCACATAGCCGAGTTGTTCAGAGCCGCAAGCACACCTGGGATGTCGACACCCGAGGCGCAAGGCATGCAGTAGCGGCAAGCCGTGCAGTCCGCCTTGATGCGAGCGTTCAGCACGCTCTGCGCGCGGTCGTAGACCGCGAGTTCGTCGGCGGAAAGCGCGCCGGCGGCGGCCGTCTCGGCGACTTTGAGGTTCTCGACGACCTGCTCCATCTCGTTCATGCCGGAGAGCAGCAGCGAGACGCCGGGCTCATTGTAGACGTAGCGCAGCGCCCACTCGGCGGGAGACCAGCCCTCGGCCCGCTCGTCGAAGACGGCCTGCATCTCGGCAGGCAGCTTCTGCGCGAGCTTGCCGCCCTTCAGCGGCTCCATGACGACAACGCCCATGCCCTTGTCGGCGGCGTAGCGAAGACCCGCGTAGCCGGCCTGGAAGTTGGTGTCCATGTAGTTGTACTGGATCTGCGCGAAGGCCCACGCGGCGTACTCGTCGCAGATGCGGACGAAGTCGCCCGCTTGGCCATGAAACGAGAAGGCTGCGTGGCGAATGAGGCCCTTGGCCTTCGCGTCGTCGAGGAACTCGCGGACGCCGAGGTCGCGCACCTTGTTCCAGGTCTCGCCGTTGAGCCCGTGAAGGAGGTAGAAGTCCAGGTGGTCGGTTTGCAGGCGCTCGAGTTGCTCGGCGAGGAACGTGTCCATCTCCTCGCGAGTCTTGAGGAAGAAGAGCGGCATCTTGGTGGCGAGATTGACACGCTCGCGGTACCCGCCTGAAAGCGCTTGGCCAACGAACGGCTCGCTCTCGCCCCGAGACCCGAAGTTGACGCCGTGATAGAAGTACGCCGTGTCGACGTAGTTCACGCCGTGTTCGATGGCGTAGCGGAGCAGCTCGGTGGCCTTGGGGTAGTCGATCTGGTTGGGTTTGTGGTCGATCACGGGCAGCCGCATGCAGCCGAATCCCAGAATCGAGACGTCGATGCCGGTCTGTCCGAGCTTGCGGTACTGCATGGTGCTCTCCTTCTCGCTGAAACCTCGCCCCACAAGTCTAGTCCGTCCCTCGGCCGAGTCGCCGGGCGGCTCGGGTCATTGCTACGCGCGATCCTCTTTCTCGGTCATGGACGGCTCTGCGATGTCGCCCTCGGGAAGCGTGGTGTGGCGTCCTCCCCGCATCGCATACAGCCCCACGGCTGCCGCGAGAACCGCGGCAGCACCGCCGGTTGCCATGCTCCAACGGGGATTGGCGTAC
It includes:
- the ppk2 gene encoding polyphosphate kinase 2, with product MGKDEKVNGSAARPKNREPKDTHNGKLDRDYYEQELAKLQIELVKLQEWVVREGLRVVVIFEGRDAAGKGGSIKRITEALNPRVCRVVALGVPTDREKTQWYFQRYVERLPAAGEIVLFDRSWYNRPGVERVMDFATEAEVEEFFRECPEFERMLCRSGIILLKYWYSISDEEQDRRFQDRLDNPLKRWKFSEMDLEGRDRWEEYSHAKDEMFKYTDTKESPWWVVDGNDKKRARLNMISHLLTQIPYEDLLPPAITLPPRKEPTKSYVRVPIDSQTFVPLKY
- a CDS encoding aldo/keto reductase: MQYRKLGQTGIDVSILGFGCMRLPVIDHKPNQIDYPKATELLRYAIEHGVNYVDTAYFYHGVNFGSRGESEPFVGQALSGGYRERVNLATKMPLFFLKTREEMDTFLAEQLERLQTDHLDFYLLHGLNGETWNKVRDLGVREFLDDAKAKGLIRHAAFSFHGQAGDFVRICDEYAAWAFAQIQYNYMDTNFQAGYAGLRYAADKGMGVVVMEPLKGGKLAQKLPAEMQAVFDERAEGWSPAEWALRYVYNEPGVSLLLSGMNEMEQVVENLKVAETAAAGALSADELAVYDRAQSVLNARIKADCTACRYCMPCASGVDIPGVLAALNNSAMWDDANPWLTGYTRVEGKASLCTECGSCEQVCPQGLPIPQLMAQAASVFGE